Proteins from a genomic interval of Phycisphaeraceae bacterium:
- a CDS encoding HAD hydrolase family protein, translating into MTPTTRIFTDPAHVRLLALDVDGVLTDGSILLDDDGREIKRFNIRDGLGLRVWTRLGFGAAVVTGRCGRSVQHRMAELGVGEVIQGSKDKAESLALLETRTNIPREHMAFLGDDWPDLAIMSRVGYPMAVGDADRRIIEKAAFVTRSLGGRGAVREAVEHLLAAKGMMDRAVGLYDA; encoded by the coding sequence ATGACCCCGACCACCCGCATCTTCACCGATCCGGCGCACGTCAGGCTCCTGGCCCTCGACGTCGACGGCGTGCTCACCGACGGCTCCATCCTGCTCGACGACGACGGCCGCGAGATCAAGCGCTTTAACATCCGCGACGGCCTCGGCCTCCGAGTCTGGACCCGCCTCGGCTTCGGCGCCGCCGTGGTCACCGGTCGCTGCGGCCGCTCCGTGCAGCATCGCATGGCGGAACTCGGCGTAGGTGAGGTCATCCAGGGGTCGAAGGACAAGGCCGAGTCGCTCGCTCTGCTCGAGACCCGCACGAACATCCCCCGCGAACACATGGCCTTCCTCGGCGACGACTGGCCCGACCTCGCGATCATGTCCCGCGTCGGCTACCCGATGGCCGTCGGCGACGCGGATCGGCGCATCATCGAGAAGGCCGCGTTCGTCACCCGCAGCCTCGGCGGCCGCGGGGCCGTCCGCGAAGCCGTCGAGCACCTGCTCGCCGCCAAGGGAATGATGGACCGTGCCGTGGGCCTGTACGACGCCTGA
- a CDS encoding KpsF/GutQ family sugar-phosphate isomerase yields MGESPNGKHRTKSPARRSGRPPAGRRGDLAFAAEVLRAESRAVGGLVRRLGPEFQAAVDAVVRCADADGTVLVTGLGKSGHIAQKISATLKSLGIPSHFVHPTEAAHGDLGSFRRQDVCVALSYSGETEEVVALAAILKQDGIPILAITSGHQRGARRDASGLERVATHVLAIGAVEETEKISPAPACSTTAMLALGDALALVASRRRNFTVDDFAKRHPGGSLGGLLRPVLGALRFEVGKNVEPVPDDVSVAEALELADGAVRRPGALLLVNRKTGVLTGIFTDGDLRRLVRNDPADLRRPVRDLMTRSPRTLPHTALVKDAVRLMREFRSDEVPVVDTRGRPVGILDVQDLMAMKVVSG; encoded by the coding sequence ATGGGCGAATCACCGAACGGGAAGCATCGGACAAAGAGCCCGGCACGCCGCAGCGGACGGCCGCCGGCGGGACGCCGGGGTGACCTGGCCTTCGCCGCGGAGGTCCTGCGGGCCGAGAGCCGGGCGGTCGGCGGGCTGGTGCGGCGCCTCGGGCCGGAGTTCCAGGCCGCGGTGGACGCTGTCGTGCGGTGCGCCGACGCCGATGGAACGGTGCTCGTCACCGGGCTGGGAAAGTCGGGGCATATCGCCCAGAAGATCTCGGCGACCCTCAAGTCGCTCGGCATCCCCTCCCACTTCGTCCACCCCACCGAGGCCGCCCACGGCGACCTGGGCAGCTTCCGCCGCCAGGACGTCTGCGTCGCCCTCTCCTACTCCGGCGAGACCGAAGAGGTCGTGGCCCTCGCCGCGATCCTCAAGCAGGACGGCATCCCGATCCTCGCGATCACCTCGGGACACCAGCGGGGCGCGAGGCGCGACGCCTCCGGCCTTGAGCGCGTCGCCACCCACGTGCTCGCGATCGGCGCGGTGGAGGAGACCGAGAAGATCTCCCCCGCCCCGGCCTGCTCCACCACGGCGATGCTCGCGCTCGGCGACGCCCTCGCCCTGGTCGCCTCCCGCCGCCGGAACTTCACCGTCGACGACTTCGCGAAGCGACACCCCGGCGGCTCGCTCGGCGGCCTCCTGCGGCCGGTGCTCGGCGCGCTGCGCTTCGAGGTTGGCAAGAACGTCGAGCCCGTGCCCGATGATGTGTCCGTCGCCGAGGCCCTCGAACTCGCCGACGGCGCGGTCCGGCGGCCCGGCGCCCTCCTGCTGGTCAACCGCAAGACCGGTGTGCTCACCGGCATCTTCACCGACGGCGACCTCCGCCGTCTCGTCCGCAACGACCCCGCCGACCTCCGCCGGCCCGTACGCGACCTGATGACCAGGTCGCCCCGCACCCTCCCCCACACCGCCCTGGTCAAGGACGCTGTCCGCCTGATGCGGGAGTTCCGCAGCGACGAGGTCCCCGTCGTCGACACCCGCGGCCGGCCCGTCGGCATCCTCGACGTCCAGGACCTGATGGCGATGAAAGTGGTCAGCGGATGA